One genomic window of Candidatus Nitrospira inopinata includes the following:
- a CDS encoding MBL fold metallo-hydrolase, translating to MSGLIRKTFAVPPLGCNCSIIGDPVTKQAIIVDPGGDPERILGEARRLGLTVSHILHTHAHFDHFLAAGLLKQATGAILCLHQDDLDLWKNLDVQCRLFGVPSTTVPLPEHWLKDEERLLVGEIPLLALHTPGHTPGSMSFHVPHEKLVLAGDTLFRGSIGRTDLWGGDYDAIEQSIRERLYTLDDATVVVTGHGAETEIGWEKETNQFIRAS from the coding sequence ATGTCCGGACTGATTCGAAAAACCTTCGCCGTTCCTCCGCTCGGGTGCAACTGCTCGATCATCGGTGATCCGGTGACGAAACAGGCGATCATCGTCGATCCCGGAGGCGATCCTGAGCGGATTCTTGGAGAGGCGCGGCGGCTCGGGTTGACGGTGAGCCATATCCTGCACACGCATGCCCATTTCGACCATTTTCTCGCGGCCGGTTTATTGAAGCAGGCGACCGGAGCGATCTTGTGCCTGCACCAGGACGACCTCGATCTCTGGAAAAATCTCGACGTCCAATGCCGACTGTTCGGGGTGCCGTCCACGACCGTTCCGTTGCCGGAGCATTGGCTCAAGGACGAAGAGCGATTGTTGGTCGGAGAGATTCCTCTTCTCGCGCTCCATACGCCAGGCCACACGCCGGGGTCCATGAGCTTCCACGTTCCGCATGAAAAACTGGTGCTGGCGGGGGATACCCTCTTTCGAGGCAGCATCGGCCGCACCGATCTCTGGGGCGGCGACTATGACGCCATTGAACAATCGATCAGGGAGCGGCTCTACACGCTCGACGACGCGACGGTCGTCGTGACCGGGCATGGGGCCGAAACCGAAATCGGGTGGGAAAAGGAAACGAATCAGTTCATCCGGGCTTCATAG
- a CDS encoding 5-oxoprolinase subunit PxpA: MKWLMNTIDLNSDLGEYDGEEFRLREAELMPLITSVNIACGAHAGNPTLMRRTARLAAEHGVAIGAHPGFPDRGDFGRGDRRASLDEVASLVLEQLTTLSQVLMEERLPLRHAKPHGALYHFVSWNPDAAESFVQTVAAFDRRLLIVAPAGSVLITRAERAGLGVVREAYVDRAYRADGTLVPRSHPDALLTTDQHVLRRLREIFDGFVTSVEGYRVLLHADSLCVHADTPRSVELARLIRAELESAGYRPASPTRP, translated from the coding sequence GTGAAATGGCTCATGAACACGATCGACCTCAACAGCGACCTCGGTGAGTACGACGGCGAAGAATTTCGGCTCCGCGAAGCCGAACTGATGCCGCTCATCACGTCGGTCAACATCGCCTGCGGCGCGCACGCCGGCAATCCGACCCTCATGCGCCGAACCGCACGACTGGCCGCTGAACACGGCGTGGCGATCGGAGCCCATCCGGGATTTCCCGACAGGGGGGACTTCGGCCGAGGCGACCGTCGCGCATCCCTCGATGAAGTGGCGTCATTAGTCCTGGAGCAACTCACCACCCTGTCGCAGGTCTTGATGGAAGAACGTCTGCCTCTGCGCCATGCCAAGCCTCACGGCGCGCTCTATCACTTCGTGAGTTGGAATCCTGACGCCGCCGAATCATTCGTCCAAACCGTGGCGGCTTTCGATCGCCGGCTGCTGATCGTCGCACCGGCCGGCTCCGTCTTGATCACGAGGGCGGAACGAGCCGGCCTGGGAGTCGTCCGAGAAGCTTATGTCGATCGAGCCTACCGGGCCGACGGCACCCTCGTGCCTCGTTCTCATCCCGACGCCCTGCTCACGACCGATCAACACGTTCTCCGCCGATTGCGCGAGATCTTTGACGGCTTCGTGACCAGTGTCGAAGGGTATCGCGTGCTCCTCCACGCCGACAGTCTGTGCGTCCACGCCGACACGCCGCGGAGCGTCGAACTCGCCCGCCTCATTCGAGCGGAACTTGAGTCGGCCGGATACCGACCGGCCTCTCCGACACGTCCGTAA
- the pxpB gene encoding 5-oxoprolinase subunit PxpB, whose amino-acid sequence MSDHANHPRPDPKPALARAMRLIPLGDSAVTVELGESIDPDVNALVVAYANRIIEQGWSGIVDVTPTYRSITVHYDPVQWDLTALTDRLLALPFPYPREAESQGTPHDIPVLYGGDDGPDLEAVASFAGLEPSEVITLHASVRYRVYMLGFTPGFPYLGLLPEKLAMPRLPTPRPRVPPGSVGLADRQTGIYPIATPGGWRLIGRTPISLYRRTGLDPFLLKPGDLVRFRPIDQNEFERLSREMAHEHDRPQQRPR is encoded by the coding sequence ATGTCCGATCACGCGAACCATCCAAGGCCCGACCCAAAGCCAGCCTTGGCTCGCGCCATGCGTCTCATTCCGCTCGGAGACTCGGCCGTCACCGTGGAACTTGGGGAGTCGATCGATCCCGACGTCAACGCGCTCGTCGTCGCCTACGCGAACAGGATCATCGAGCAAGGGTGGAGCGGCATCGTGGACGTCACCCCCACCTATCGGTCGATCACCGTTCATTACGATCCGGTTCAGTGGGACTTGACCGCCCTGACCGATCGGTTGCTGGCACTGCCTTTCCCCTATCCGCGTGAAGCGGAGTCACAAGGAACGCCGCACGACATCCCCGTCTTGTACGGTGGAGACGATGGACCGGACTTGGAAGCCGTGGCGTCTTTCGCGGGATTGGAACCATCCGAGGTCATCACCTTGCATGCCTCCGTTCGCTATCGCGTCTATATGCTTGGGTTCACCCCTGGATTCCCCTATCTGGGACTGCTCCCAGAGAAACTGGCGATGCCCCGGCTCCCAACGCCACGCCCGAGAGTCCCGCCCGGATCGGTCGGCCTCGCCGACCGCCAGACCGGCATCTATCCGATCGCGACTCCGGGAGGCTGGAGACTGATCGGCCGAACCCCCATCTCTCTGTATCGCCGGACCGGCCTCGATCCCTTTTTACTCAAGCCGGGCGACCTGGTCCGATTCCGACCGATTGACCAAAATGAGTTCGAACGACTCAGTCGTGAAATGGCTCATGAACACGATCGACCTCAACAGCGACCTCGGTGA
- a CDS encoding 5-oxoprolinase subunit C family protein, protein MKRKRAEIDVVKPGWLTTVQDLGRHGYQRYGMPVSGVMDRFAAIVGNRLVGNPDGAAVLECTLKGPELFFRDDAHLAVTGADLSPTLDGNDIPLWECLNVRRGSRLRFGTRRVGFRCYLAIAGGFDVPAVLGSRSTHCPSHTGGLDGRPLRAGDLLFGGPFDSDAERLVGRRLPDRLLPRYDRSVILRVVLDPRREFFQDAAVSTLLHSVYTVAPQSDRMGYRLIGPPLPRAGARHFISEGTVTGTLQVPADGQPILLMADRQTTGGYPPIAVVISVDLPSAAQLGPGDTVRFVSCSIVEAQALLRTRGSLLDAALPPVTINRWSLGQKGIDDGSP, encoded by the coding sequence ATGAAACGCAAACGGGCCGAGATCGACGTCGTCAAACCGGGCTGGCTCACGACCGTCCAAGACCTGGGACGGCACGGATACCAACGCTACGGCATGCCGGTCTCCGGCGTGATGGACCGTTTCGCGGCCATCGTGGGCAATCGCCTTGTCGGAAACCCCGACGGAGCGGCCGTGCTCGAATGTACCCTCAAGGGTCCCGAGCTCTTTTTTCGTGACGACGCACACCTGGCCGTAACCGGAGCGGACCTCTCTCCGACGCTTGACGGAAACGACATCCCCCTCTGGGAATGTCTCAACGTTCGGCGCGGCAGCCGACTTCGATTCGGCACGCGGCGCGTCGGGTTTCGTTGTTACCTGGCCATCGCCGGAGGATTCGATGTACCGGCGGTCCTGGGAAGCCGTTCGACCCATTGCCCAAGCCATACCGGCGGACTTGACGGGCGGCCGTTGCGAGCAGGGGATCTTCTGTTTGGCGGCCCATTTGACAGTGACGCCGAGCGGTTGGTCGGGCGACGGCTGCCTGATCGATTGCTCCCTCGTTATGATCGATCGGTCATCCTGCGCGTCGTTCTCGATCCTCGTCGCGAATTCTTCCAGGACGCGGCGGTCTCTACCCTCCTCCATTCCGTTTACACGGTCGCTCCTCAATCCGATCGCATGGGGTATCGGTTGATAGGCCCCCCGCTCCCTCGCGCGGGCGCACGCCACTTCATCTCAGAAGGCACGGTGACGGGCACGTTGCAAGTCCCGGCCGACGGACAACCGATCCTTCTGATGGCCGATCGCCAGACCACCGGGGGCTATCCTCCCATCGCCGTAGTCATCTCGGTCGATCTGCCTTCCGCCGCCCAGTTGGGTCCCGGCGACACCGTCCGATTTGTTTCCTGCTCGATTGTCGAAGCCCAGGCCCTTTTGCGAACCCGTGGCTCCCTTCTCGATGCAGCCCTTCCTCCCGTCACAATCAACCGGTGGTCTCTTGGACAAAAGGGAATCGACGACGGCTCGCCTTGA